A part of Solicola gregarius genomic DNA contains:
- a CDS encoding ferritin, with product MAAPKFVSALTQQIGHEFAAHQQYVAIATYYDALTMPQMAALFYQQALEERDHAMMMVQYLLDADEDVVIPGVETPASGYDDVVAPVQVALDQEKRVTEQINELTSIARDEKDFASDQFMQWFIKEQVEEVAKMTDLLAVVTRSKDDLEAIEDWVAREETGEADDPTAPAVAGA from the coding sequence ATGGCAGCCCCCAAGTTCGTCTCGGCGCTGACGCAGCAGATCGGACACGAGTTCGCCGCACACCAGCAGTACGTCGCGATCGCAACGTACTACGACGCACTGACGATGCCGCAGATGGCGGCGCTGTTCTACCAGCAGGCGCTCGAGGAGCGCGACCACGCGATGATGATGGTGCAGTACCTCCTCGACGCCGACGAGGACGTCGTGATTCCCGGTGTCGAGACCCCGGCGAGCGGGTACGACGACGTCGTCGCGCCGGTACAGGTCGCGCTCGACCAGGAGAAGCGGGTCACCGAGCAGATCAACGAGCTCACCTCGATCGCGCGTGACGAGAAGGACTTCGCGTCCGACCAGTTCATGCAGTGGTTCATCAAGGAGCAGGTCGAGGAGGTCGCGAAGATGACGGACCTGCTCGCGGTGGTGACCCGCTCCAAGGACGACCTCGAGGCGATCGAGGACTGGGTCGCCCGTGAGGAGACGGGCGAGGCGGACGACCCGACCGCGCCCGCCGTCGCCGGAGCGTAG
- a CDS encoding histidine phosphatase family protein, translating into MSDLQCASTLLIARHGEAEYETDRLTDAGGSLSLRGREQARELGTSLRGRRIAYVYCSPLARAVQSAEIAAGVLGVGVRVREGLQELTVGAYEGQPEDLSLFRETFEAWGAGDLSATYDGGESAERVVARVRGALESIVDLHRGETVLVVSHGGVMGLVLPRLVSNLPDAHAHGRVIPNGAVAELLADADDWRCERWPDQGDG; encoded by the coding sequence ATGAGCGACCTGCAATGTGCGTCGACCCTGTTGATCGCGAGACACGGAGAGGCGGAGTACGAGACCGACCGCCTCACCGATGCCGGCGGGTCGCTGTCGCTACGCGGTCGTGAGCAGGCCCGCGAGCTCGGTACGTCGCTACGCGGTCGCCGCATCGCGTACGTCTACTGCAGTCCTCTTGCTCGCGCGGTGCAGAGCGCGGAGATCGCCGCCGGCGTTCTCGGCGTCGGGGTGCGCGTCCGCGAGGGGCTGCAGGAGCTCACGGTCGGTGCGTACGAAGGGCAGCCGGAAGACCTGAGCCTGTTCCGGGAGACGTTCGAGGCGTGGGGCGCGGGCGATCTGAGCGCGACGTACGACGGTGGCGAGTCCGCAGAGCGGGTTGTCGCGCGGGTGCGTGGCGCGCTCGAGTCGATAGTCGACCTGCACCGCGGCGAGACCGTGCTGGTCGTCAGTCACGGCGGTGTCATGGGTCTGGTGCTTCCGCGGTTGGTATCGAACCTGCCGGACGCCCATGCGCACGGACGCGTGATCCCCAACGGTGCCGTTGCGGAACTTCTGGCCGACGCGGACGACTGGCGCTGCGAGCGATGGCCGGATCAGGGCGACGGATAG
- a CDS encoding RNA polymerase sigma factor → MDADPLVVRLRTGDEAAFTTLVRRYERHLLAHAEFLVRNHAVAEEVVQDTWTAVYTGIQRFEGRSSLLTWITRILVNRAATALGRERRATPLGTDELDRLARPSGVGHEYTGADAVDDRLTAQQAMRTVVRVLPQLPDAQRSVWTLHDIEHATTSEVAARLGVSASNQRVLLHRARTRLRRHLGPELGRW, encoded by the coding sequence GTGGACGCCGACCCGCTGGTCGTCCGCCTCCGCACGGGGGACGAGGCGGCGTTCACAACGCTGGTTCGCCGTTACGAACGGCATCTCCTCGCTCACGCCGAGTTCCTTGTACGCAACCATGCGGTCGCCGAGGAGGTCGTGCAGGACACCTGGACGGCTGTGTACACAGGTATCCAGCGATTCGAGGGCAGGTCATCGCTGCTGACGTGGATCACCCGCATCCTGGTCAACCGGGCAGCGACCGCGCTCGGCCGCGAGCGACGCGCAACGCCCTTGGGCACCGACGAGCTCGACCGGCTCGCCCGACCCTCCGGCGTTGGCCACGAGTACACGGGCGCCGACGCCGTAGATGACCGGCTGACCGCGCAACAGGCGATGCGCACCGTCGTACGCGTGCTGCCGCAGCTACCCGACGCGCAACGCTCGGTGTGGACGTTGCACGACATCGAGCACGCCACCACCTCCGAGGTCGCGGCTCGACTCGGCGTCTCGGCGTCCAACCAACGCGTGCTCCTCCACCGTGCACGCACCAGGCTGCGCCGGCACCTCGGGCCGGAGCTGGGTCGTTGGTGA
- a CDS encoding class I SAM-dependent methyltransferase encodes MSTTASHTVDEARVEQVMGQMAGYMTGLSMCVGIWLGDELGFYRILAAEESMTADDLAERANTHPRLTREWLDAQAAGSIVAYDAGSDRYALSAETAVALADEDSPVFIARAMNVLLAVAIDGQKCVDAFRTDGALSWRDHDEHLFAGTEWLFRTGYRAELPSWIAALDGVEERLEQGGSIADIGCGHGAASVVLATTYPKAYVHGFDFHEASIDTARLRAIESDVAGRVEFTLADARGYPGAYDLICFFDCLHDMGDPVGAAAYAREHLAPGGTILLVEPFALDDRETNIAENPMAAIYYTASSFICTPNSLSQDVGYAIGTQAGAARWREALADAGLSHVRQVAATPFNLILEVRP; translated from the coding sequence ATGAGCACGACAGCGAGCCATACCGTCGACGAGGCACGGGTCGAGCAGGTGATGGGTCAGATGGCCGGGTACATGACCGGCCTGTCGATGTGCGTCGGCATCTGGCTCGGTGACGAGCTGGGCTTCTATCGGATCCTCGCGGCAGAGGAGTCGATGACGGCCGACGATCTCGCGGAGCGTGCCAACACCCATCCGCGACTCACCCGGGAGTGGCTCGACGCACAGGCCGCCGGATCGATCGTTGCCTACGACGCTGGTAGCGATCGGTACGCCCTCTCGGCGGAAACGGCGGTTGCCCTTGCCGACGAGGACTCGCCCGTGTTCATCGCGCGTGCGATGAATGTGTTGCTCGCCGTTGCGATCGACGGCCAGAAATGCGTTGACGCATTCCGCACCGACGGAGCGCTGAGCTGGCGTGATCACGACGAGCACCTGTTCGCCGGCACCGAGTGGCTGTTCCGAACGGGCTACCGCGCCGAGCTGCCGAGCTGGATCGCCGCCCTCGACGGTGTGGAGGAGCGTCTCGAGCAGGGTGGGTCGATCGCCGACATCGGATGCGGGCACGGGGCCGCATCCGTCGTGTTGGCGACGACCTACCCGAAGGCGTATGTGCACGGCTTCGACTTCCACGAGGCATCGATCGACACCGCTCGGCTGCGTGCGATCGAGTCGGACGTCGCCGGTCGGGTGGAGTTCACTCTTGCCGACGCGCGTGGCTATCCGGGTGCGTACGACCTGATCTGCTTCTTCGACTGTCTGCATGACATGGGCGATCCGGTGGGCGCCGCGGCGTACGCCCGCGAGCACCTCGCGCCCGGCGGGACGATCCTGCTGGTGGAGCCGTTCGCGCTCGACGACCGGGAGACGAACATCGCCGAGAACCCGATGGCGGCGATCTACTACACGGCCTCGTCGTTCATCTGCACACCGAACTCGCTGTCGCAGGACGTCGGATACGCGATCGGCACACAGGCAGGCGCCGCGCGATGGCGGGAGGCGCTCGCCGACGCCGGGCTGTCGCATGTCCGCCAGGTCGCCGCCACACCGTTCAACCTCATCCTCGAGGTACGCCCATAA